A single window of Halobacillus naozhouensis DNA harbors:
- a CDS encoding YjcZ family sporulation protein: MSYGYGGGFALIVVLFILLIIVGAAWM; the protein is encoded by the coding sequence ATGAGTTACGGATATGGTGGTGGATTTGCGTTAATCGTAGTTTTATTTATCTTGCTCATCATCGTAGGTGCAGCATGGATGTAA
- a CDS encoding DUF3267 domain-containing protein produces MNCWKSVNINKEFGFNRVCLLSLLTGLMSFLVIYLPLSIMHGTTQMIDLGFIPLLIGLFLLPAMHRLMHILPLVLLYKRVRVTFKFRKRFTPTFTYQCTSKLSKQTSIIMAMAPTLLITVPAIMMSVIYPGYFAYLVIFAAVNIGLSLPDFLYLNQFARAPRRCVIANSKSGYDILIQRPEL; encoded by the coding sequence ATGAATTGCTGGAAATCAGTAAATATTAACAAAGAGTTCGGTTTTAATCGTGTCTGCTTACTTTCACTATTAACTGGACTAATGTCGTTTCTAGTAATCTACCTTCCATTATCTATCATGCATGGCACGACCCAGATGATCGATCTTGGATTTATTCCCTTATTGATAGGGTTATTTCTCTTACCTGCGATGCACCGACTCATGCATATTTTACCATTAGTATTACTTTATAAACGAGTACGCGTAACATTCAAATTCAGAAAAAGATTTACACCGACCTTTACGTATCAATGTACGTCAAAGCTTTCTAAACAAACATCCATCATTATGGCCATGGCACCTACTTTATTAATTACTGTGCCGGCTATAATGATGAGCGTCATATATCCAGGCTACTTTGCCTACCTGGTCATCTTCGCAGCTGTTAATATTGGACTTTCACTTCCCGATTTTCTTTATTTAAATCAGTTTGCGCGAGCACCGCGCCGCTGTGTGATTGCCAATTCTAAATCTGGCTACGACATCCTGATCCAAAGACCGGAATTGTAA
- a CDS encoding DUF1878 family protein, translating into MVREDSNKDLHFQVQLLMNVKKMKHYPFTQMVIKYGLTEAEYLETIRLFEELEHTYEQDQENGLIDHSPLLIHFAGMLCYKLPVEGTIMAMYEEKIHPNLTDQLLKLIRI; encoded by the coding sequence GTGGTGAGAGAGGATTCTAATAAAGACCTTCATTTTCAAGTTCAGCTCCTTATGAATGTGAAGAAAATGAAGCATTATCCCTTTACTCAGATGGTCATCAAATATGGTTTAACGGAAGCGGAATATTTGGAGACGATCAGATTATTTGAGGAGCTTGAACATACATATGAGCAAGACCAGGAGAACGGGTTAATTGATCATTCTCCTCTACTTATTCATTTTGCTGGAATGCTGTGTTATAAATTGCCGGTCGAGGGTACGATCATGGCTATGTATGAAGAGAAAATACACCCGAACCTTACAGACCAGTTATTAAAGTTAATCCGTATATAA
- a CDS encoding GbsR/MarR family transcriptional regulator yields the protein MVSTSNQTIEHFNNKVIQEFSKTLEMFGLSLADARLFVTLYLHRRPMTLDEMSESLGKSKTSMSTGVRYLVDQGLVERVWKKGVRKDLYQADENLYRKFMSSYIQKWLDASHDQMAALQAIDHQMENGSYQEQQKSEVTHLQKRLSDMISFHHHISNTFQEIKPTNSTPLP from the coding sequence ATGGTGTCTACTTCTAATCAAACAATTGAACATTTTAACAACAAGGTTATCCAGGAGTTCTCTAAAACACTAGAAATGTTTGGCCTATCCCTGGCAGATGCTCGTCTGTTTGTGACGCTCTATCTGCATCGTCGTCCTATGACACTTGATGAAATGAGCGAATCCCTTGGTAAAAGTAAAACTTCCATGAGCACCGGTGTCCGGTACTTAGTTGATCAAGGGTTAGTCGAGCGCGTGTGGAAGAAAGGGGTTAGAAAAGACCTTTATCAAGCAGATGAAAATTTATATAGGAAGTTCATGTCTTCCTATATACAAAAGTGGCTTGACGCCAGTCATGACCAGATGGCTGCACTCCAAGCCATTGATCATCAAATGGAAAATGGCTCTTATCAAGAACAGCAAAAATCCGAAGTTACCCATTTACAAAAACGGCTCTCAGACATGATCAGCTTTCATCACCATATTTCTAATACATTTCAGGAAATCAAACCAACCAATAGCACACCTTTGCCGTAA